The following is a genomic window from Marinococcus sp. PL1-022.
ACTATTAGCTGTCTGATTTTCCATCATGGCACCTCACTTTCCCTCCAGGCTTTCTTTCAATATTATACCCCCGTATAGTATTTTGCAAACAAAGAGTGCGTAAAAAAGCGGACCGTGCCGTCACGATCCGCTCCTTCTTATTATTTACGCGGATACAACATCGTACCCCTGGTCATCTATCGCTTCATCGATATCCTTTCGCGAGGTTACTTCAGGATCGTATTCTACATCTACGGCTCCAGTATCAAGGTTTACTTTTACATTCGAAACGCCCTGCAGTTCGCCAACGCCGCCTTCTACCGCAGAAACGCAGTGACCACAGCTCATTCCTTCCACCTGGATCGTTTCTTTTTTCATTTCAACCATCCTTTCTATACCCTCATTGTATAATACACCTCAGGGGTATTGTCAAAAATCACTTCATCATCCGCCGCATAACAGCCATCAGCTCTTCAATGGATTCTTCGCCCTCGCCGTCTTTAATTGCATTTGCCACGCAGTGTGAGGTGTGGTCCTCCATTAATGCCAGCGACACTTTGTTGGTCGCCGACTGAATAGCTGCAATCTGGTTTAAAATATCCACACAGTAGCGATCGTTTTCCACCATATCGTGAACGCCGCGCACCTGTCCTTCAATGCGCTTTAATCGATTCAGCATTTGTTGTTTATTAGGTTGGACGGTCCTTTTGTTGCCTGAAGCATGCTCCATACTGTCCACTCCTTCTTATCGCTTATTTACCGCTAGTTTACTAGGTTGCACGGCGTTAATCAATTTTTATGATTCATAGAAAAGCACTGTTTTTTATGATAATTTTTAAAAATTTTCAATTTAGGGTTGCGTTAAATGAAAGCGTTTTCTATAATGAAGTCATTCTTCCAAAACGTTTCGGAGGCTGATCATGAATACTATCAAAGATATCGCTAAAGCAGCCGGCGTTTCGGTCACTACTGTTTCAAGAGCCCTAAATGGATACAGCGACGTCAATGAACAAACGCGTCAACGTATCCAGGAGATCGCTGAACAGCTGGACTATGCGCCAAATCATATTGCACGCGGCCTCGTTATGAATCGTTCGAAGACAATTGGGCTCTTAACCTCCCAATCCTTTCCTTCCAATTCGAAGGATACGTTCACACTTGATATTCTGGCCGGCGTAAACGAATACGCCAACGAATACGGTTATGACCTCATCTTATTTCAATCCCGTCCTGCCGGAGACCGCACGTATTATCAAATGTGCCGGGAGCGGCAGCTCGAAGGAGTAATCACCCAGAACCTTCCCCACGATCACTCCGCCACTGAGGAGCTGGCGGCTACCGGACTGCCGTGCGTGTTTATCGACAACCAGGTGGAAAGTGGTACCGCAAGCTTTGTTACCACCGACAACGCAGACGGCGCCCGTCAGGCGCTCGTACATTTGATCAGCCTCGGTCATGAACATATCGCATTTATGAACGGCCATCATTACGCCTACGTATCCAAAGAACGCCTGAAAGGCTACGAAGAAACACTCCGGGAGTTCAACCTGCCTTACCGGGAAGAATACATCCGGGAGGCGTCCTTCGATGAAAAACTGGCAGAGGAAGAAGCGCTTGGACTGCTGCAGGCCTACCCGCACATTACAGCCGTCTTTTGCGCCAGTGACCTGATGGCTCATGGTGTCATGCGGGCAGCTCACCAGCTGGGCTATGTGCTGCCGCAGGACCTGTCAATCATTGGATTTGACGATCTTGTGCTCGCAGAGTATTTTTCACCCCCGCTTACGACCGTGCATCAAGACAGGTACACGTTAGGCCGCAAAGCCTGTGAATTACTTATTGAGAAGATTGAAGGGAGAAAAACTCCTGATAGTCTGGTAATTCCTGCGTCACTGACCGTCCGGGAATCCACCAGTCCCCCGGGGAGCAAGTAAGTTTTCTTTACTTTTCTCCGGAATCCGAAACGTTTCGGATTTTTGAAACCGATTTCATTTAAGGAGGAATTTGCATGAAAAAAGCTGCAGCTGTAACAGGAGCGTTTATACTGCTCGCCGGATGTTCAAACGCGGACATCTCTCCCGCTGCTGAGGACGAAGTAACGATTACGTACGCCCGAGGTGTGGATACAACCAACGCGACAGAGGCTACCATTAAAGCCTTTGAGGAGGAACACCCGAATATTAATGTCGAGGTAAGAGAAATGCCGCCAAGCAGCAGTGAGCAGCATAACCAGTACGTGACAATTTTGAGCAGCGGCAGTGATGAAATCGATGTGTTCGCAGCCGACGTCGTCTGGCCGGCAGAATTTGCGCAGGCTGGGTACGCCCTCCCTCTCGACCGCCTGATCGAACGGGATGATGTCGATATAGACGCACACTTCCCGGCCCCTATTGAAGCCACTTCTTATAATGGAAGACAATATGCCATGCCAGTGTACACAGATGCCGGCCTCCTCTTTTACCGGGACGATATTGTAGATGAGCCGCCGGAAACATGGGAAGAGCTTGAAACAAAAGCTTCAGGGCTCCAGGGCGAAGAAGGAACTTCCTTCGGCTACACCATGCAGGCCTCCCAGTATGAAGGCCTTGTCACAAACGCCATTGAGTTTATCGGTGCCTATGGCGGCCAGATTATTAACGAAAATCAGGAGGTAGTCGTCAACTCCCCTGAGGCCATTGAGGGCATTCAAAAAATGATCGATATCACCCAGTCTGATTTTGTGCCTAATAATATTTTAAACTTCCAGGAAATTGAAACGGAGAATGCTTTCAATACCGGTAATACTGTTTTCGCCAGAAACTGGCCTTATATGCTGTCCACATCGACCGATCCGGAAATTTCCAGTATTCCTGATAACGTCAGCTTTACTACACTTCCGGAAGGAAGCGAGGGCAGTGCATCCGCGCTGGGTGGGTGGACCACCATGATCAACAAAAACTCTGAAGAAGTCGAAGCTTCATGGGAATTTGTGAAGTTTATGTCCAGTAAGCAGGGGCAGAAAATTGGTGCCCTCGAAGGCAGCCGGGCTCCTACTATTGAATCCTTGTATGAGGATGAAGAAATCCAGGAAGCAAACGCTTTGTTTGCGGATGAAGCCTTCGTCGAAACGCTTCAGAATGCCGTACCGCGTCCGGTGACAGCAGATTATCCGGAAGTATCGGATATTATGCAGATTGAACTTTCACGGGCAGCAGCCGGAGAAATTACTGCTGAAGAAGCCGCCGCCAACATGGACCGCAAATTGAGCGCTGTTTTGAATGAAGAATAATACGGATTCGAAGGAGGAACCCGCATGGCTGGAAAACCTAAACGTAAATTTCAATTAAACGAAAAACAATTAGGCTACGCAATGGTCGCCCCGGCGCTCATTCTGATTCTTCTTGTCGTTATCTGGCCGGTACTGCTTTCCGGCTGGAACAGCCTGTTTGACTACCGGCTGAATGATCCCAGCAAATCAGAGCGTATTATGACCGAGAGTCTGAATCTTGAAGAGTATGCCGATAACCGGTATCTCATCGAACAAAACATCAACGAATTAAGCGAAGCCTATCCAGAAGGAGAGGAAACGTTTAACGAAACCTGGGCTGTCGTCCAGGAGCATCATGAAGAGCTCGTGGACGATGAGGGGATGGCTTCAAGCTATCAGGAAGTCA
Proteins encoded in this region:
- a CDS encoding ABC transporter substrate-binding protein — encoded protein: MKKAAAVTGAFILLAGCSNADISPAAEDEVTITYARGVDTTNATEATIKAFEEEHPNINVEVREMPPSSSEQHNQYVTILSSGSDEIDVFAADVVWPAEFAQAGYALPLDRLIERDDVDIDAHFPAPIEATSYNGRQYAMPVYTDAGLLFYRDDIVDEPPETWEELETKASGLQGEEGTSFGYTMQASQYEGLVTNAIEFIGAYGGQIINENQEVVVNSPEAIEGIQKMIDITQSDFVPNNILNFQEIETENAFNTGNTVFARNWPYMLSTSTDPEISSIPDNVSFTTLPEGSEGSASALGGWTTMINKNSEEVEASWEFVKFMSSKQGQKIGALEGSRAPTIESLYEDEEIQEANALFADEAFVETLQNAVPRPVTADYPEVSDIMQIELSRAAAGEITAEEAAANMDRKLSAVLNEE
- a CDS encoding LacI family DNA-binding transcriptional regulator; its protein translation is MNTIKDIAKAAGVSVTTVSRALNGYSDVNEQTRQRIQEIAEQLDYAPNHIARGLVMNRSKTIGLLTSQSFPSNSKDTFTLDILAGVNEYANEYGYDLILFQSRPAGDRTYYQMCRERQLEGVITQNLPHDHSATEELAATGLPCVFIDNQVESGTASFVTTDNADGARQALVHLISLGHEHIAFMNGHHYAYVSKERLKGYEETLREFNLPYREEYIREASFDEKLAEEEALGLLQAYPHITAVFCASDLMAHGVMRAAHQLGYVLPQDLSIIGFDDLVLAEYFSPPLTTVHQDRYTLGRKACELLIEKIEGRKTPDSLVIPASLTVRESTSPPGSK
- a CDS encoding metal-sensitive transcriptional regulator; its protein translation is MDSMEHASGNKRTVQPNKQQMLNRLKRIEGQVRGVHDMVENDRYCVDILNQIAAIQSATNKVSLALMEDHTSHCVANAIKDGEGEESIEELMAVMRRMMK
- the copZ gene encoding copper chaperone CopZ — its product is MKKETIQVEGMSCGHCVSAVEGGVGELQGVSNVKVNLDTGAVDVEYDPEVTSRKDIDEAIDDQGYDVVSA